One genomic window of Paramormyrops kingsleyae isolate MSU_618 chromosome 22, PKINGS_0.4, whole genome shotgun sequence includes the following:
- the LOC111854060 gene encoding trinucleotide repeat-containing gene 18 protein isoform X3: MTQLWPSHPHEGFPPLPSGLYPSPYLPMAPLEAPGGVSALHAQLGQHMLFESQKDGFYLPGHGTPSTLHSQPSLSRTPVAPLSTSLSREKDVLFSGKGSKDTGREKSHKGETGGALPRRDREKPRDEGRPLSVVDLTQDRPEEERRPPHSSPLFPDPATEPKARIPAPPPPLVACRTIAPPSKYLGPEPERCSRTAGPDEDDKLWKCELATRVPCVCPSPHGTPGPPPPRLPPPSLYPLHGTAKEHRIIAPTFVPSVEVYDERSGPIQIASQARDRPGERECSRYEPGRHPHAPEPVREEGSVIRANTAALKRLAATEAYPKKAGPSPEGSSKEASRMGPESEPWNPERERPQRAPTREASKVAHGAEPPQPFASPDLKWKPFEMGNFASSQMAALIAQHGHSGRPEEDGKKAYLDPPVASRPAGSGSEGEVSAMQSLIKYSGSFSRDPTRPASDSKNPFGGLGCVKVEAGAPGSSRVQHLPPQQPTKQLRRDPERPDSAKSFGRESIGPQGEVEVRHPPVGIAVAVARQRDNSGKLGSIKASGRVEDDRADERSRHRDDRLLAGRLEREQEKLLRESKELAEYTQMPPPVASASSLNPNLMVTGGPALVGASRWPADPSSHLASHPWVPRAGAPPMWLPGSHYGLGPHSLHQGLPPAYSPTLPGSIPPPYQFTRDPQSGQLLVIPTEHLPHYAAEFMERAPPLWSAMYPPAGGALQHAHQLQLLSQQQLLRQQELYMMQQQAAQVMQMQRSAHFAERLKPSEQQADLEDKPAKRSSDGPKQGMGAASTASLSSRKPPAPPCSPTASTSYAKALLPVPVLPSPISSLKSESRPKTEKLLHHQMYSHGPTPVPHPPRPSSASPPPAPPIPPKEESVEEADKKELDLQKQASVPFQALYSEIRPSYPYQPITPPFGSHYPYVLQPAAAADADGLAPDVPLQAGDDVKPVRLCSPQMVEPQPASRCEPEEEEHTALKQEPGVEDSKQGLAQGALVSLCDRTDSPPADRDISPSLEGLPVAPMMPDSEEDQGNGGDMKVEDMAILSCRAPTCPSPLDTPQRDDELLGRYTKSPACSPALHMPAQVGSVPEEASLGTLDANAPFCDGPLFLHHQPSSSSPLDITAEDPMAGMIALVAASELPQAMPSQAGAALLEPGALQGMALLSDMAALELERQRGDDQGMTAPSALESLLAASRQVLLEALEMPPPVILRLPRELDPNKKYSWMQKKDEPLFSKSGLEGMDAMEVDFRMKLAELQRRYKDKQRELGKLQRRRDSEEKQDERSRSLARRGPGRPRKRKRSLSSPTGKPDGKCGNFGRSSLLSEDSETGEVLRKRFQGTGREEDEELEGGFLKVKRKNKSWNDPEMLLSCSQEMQSKSSKKRRLSEQELAAKLDKALSLTKLSKINKHPFKFLECPSGKPRVSPNSCGRLSSLQEMDMKAKVGKQALSKGLGIYEKPSKGGKNKMAAKTKHMGESHKLKGQSKASFSPARSEVSSYSNNTDSEEEDKSIKAGWLSRPVLGRPNSRARESSLSSSGSRKSHTSSKRATSSGTVKPKRALGKTKHKHFALLLREAEAYSSEDSFDQDYFSDKEDYDEDEDEDEEEDEFGLDGSDGLCSSSLEESGLGLLARFAANAIPSPVTPTPLSIIQLEAKQKARKKEARQSLLGTEFEYTDSDSDVKIRKNFPSLLHGKRAPPELPLLPPASARREDASPFRLKASGGRGRRPKRLRSPRESSLELGPDASDEDPWARRRSERIFLHDAASPPAKSPPPLLPKAMRCPRKETAMPRELKDAGKKKKDAERPLSMSPPPLSSTPVEPLPATPGSPICLGRKGRTKSKQGEAKKEQPRGKGGAVSKLMESMAADEDFEPSQDSSFSEDENLPQGAPLDRPNTPAPQNCVIDKDDLKDGLRVLIPMDDKLLYAGHVSTVHSPDIYRVMVEGERGNRPHIYCLEQLLQEAIMDVKPPSVRYLPEGTRIAAYWSQQYRCLYPGTVVRGNPDGDEDEDLITVEFDDGDTGRIPLSHIRLLPPDYKIQCAEPSPALLVPNTKRRGRKTSKDVPESKEVELQVPEEATPKSRGRKPKPKPEPETIPEGQDKAASSSSSDTQTKPQVSGRPGPRPGRKCQEAGTARSSVLMPNGRQKKAARVKASTKAYSQLQPVYTAPMYGKVLPGDIFADTAGSLGSFVPNNEGGRTGKVRSVKRGKNSEDPPEGGLGTKPQRKAPQAEIMIKLDHEGVTSPKTKKTKALMMMEDQSLSKKEHKTMMGIAYGAVHPGETPQKSPKAKASDVDVPKMGSISTYNIRELGSGGDGPVKGKDAQANEDAESESSSSSSSSSSESEGDEEDRSQKKETQEDATSSSSRASSPASNSSSSSTSSSSSSSSGSTSCSSSSSSSSSSSSSSSSTTDEDSSCSSDEEALTSPQTSSMAQQASPQTGDQQSTKPQAASSPPTSKGPKQQAPQKQQGSGRPKRREGIHLPTTKELAKRQRLPSVENRPKISAFLPARQLWKWFGKPTQRRGMKGKAKKLFYKAIMRGKEMIRIGDCAVFLSAGRPNLPYIGRIQSMWESWGNNMVVRVKWFYHPEETNPGKKLHEGKNWDQKSSRGLPAALQASNQRKDFMERALYQSSHIDENDVQTVSHKCLVVSLEQYEQMIKTKKYQDSEDLYYLAGTYEPTTGMIFNTDGVPIIC, encoded by the exons ATGACGCAGCTCTGGCCTTCCCACCCCCACGAAG GCTTCCCCCCCCTGCCCAGTGGCCTCTACCCCAGTCCCTACCTCCCCATGGCCCCCCTGGAGGCCCCTGGCGGCGTCAGCGCCCTCCACGCCCAACTGGGACAGCACATGCTCTTTGAATCGCAGAAAG ACGGCTTCTACCTGCCTGGGCACGGCACGCCGAGCACCCTGCACTCCCAGCCCTCCCTGTCCCGCACCCCTGTGGCACCCCTGTCCACATCTCTGTCCCGGGAGAAGGACGTCCTCTTCTCGGGCAAAGGCTCCAAGGACACAGGCAGGGAGAAGTCGCACAAGGGTGAGACAGGTGGCGCTCTGCCACGCCGGGACAGGGAGAAGCCACGGGATGAGGGCCGGCCGCTCAGCGTGGTGGACCTGACCCAGGACCGGCCCGAGGAGGAGCGCCGGCCCCCTCACTCCTCGCCGCTCTTCCCCGACCCTGCCACTGAGCCCAAGGCCAGGATccccgctccacccccaccttTGGTCGCCTGCAGGACTATTGCCCCCCCCTCCAAGTACCTGGGACCTGAGCCTGAGCGGTGTTCCAGGACAGCAGGTCCCGACGAGGATGACAAGCTGTGGAAATGCGAACTGGCAACACGTGTGCCCTGtgtctgcccctccccccatggcACCCCTGGCCCGCCCCCTCCCCGGCTGCCCCCACCCAGCCTTTACCCCCTTCATGGCACTGCCAAAGAGCACAGAATCATCGCCCCCACGTTCGTGCCTTCTGTCGAGGTTTACGATGAGAGGAGTGGCCCCATTCAGATCGCCTCCCAGGCCCGGGACCGGCCCGGGGAGCGGGAGTGCAGCCGGTACGAGCCAGGGCGGCACCCCCATGCGCCCGAGCCGGTGCGCGAGGAGGGTTCTGTCATCAGGGCCAACACTGCCGCCTTGAAGAGATTGGCAGCGACGGAGGCGTACCCGAAGAAAGCAGGCCCCAGCCCAGAAGGCAGTTCCAAGGAGGCAAGTAGAATGGGGCCAGAGTCGGAGCCCTGGAACCCAGAGCGGGAGCGGCCACAGAGGGCACCGACGAGGGAGGCCAGTAAGGTTGCCCATGGCGCGGAGCCACCCCAGCCCTTCGCCTCACCGGACCTCAAGTGGAAGCCCTTCGAGATGGGCAATTTCGCCTCAAGCCAGATGGCAGCGCTGATCGCCCAGCATGGGCACTCGGGACGGCCAGAGGAGGATGGGAAGAAGGCCTACCTGGACCCTCCTGTGGCATCTCGGCCGGCCGGGTCCGGCTCTGAGGGCGAGGTGTCCGCCATGCAAAGCCTGATCAAGTACAGCGGCAGCTTCTCGCGGGACCCGACCCGCCCGGCCTCCGACTCCAAGAACCCCTTTGGGGGCCTAGGCTGCGTGAAGGTGGAGGCAGGGGCCCCGGGCTCCTCCAGGGTGCAGCACCTGCCACCCCAGCAGCCCACCAAGCAGCTGCGCCGGGACCCTGAGCGCCCCGACAGCGCCAAGTCCTTTGGCCGCGAGAGCATCGGCCCCCAGGGTGAGGTGGAAGTGCGGCACCCCCCCGTGGGCATCGCTGTGGCAGTGGCCCGGCAGAGGGATAACAGCGGCAAGCTCGGCAGCATCAAAG cctcgGGCCGCGTGGAGGACGACAGGGCTGATGAGCGTTCCCGTCACCGTGACGACCGTCTGCTGGCCGGCCGCctggagagagagcaggagaagTTGCTACG GGAGAGTAAGGAGCTTGCAGAATACACGCAGATGCCCCCCCCAGTGGCCTCCGCCAGCTCCCTGAACCCCAACCTCATGGTGACGGGTGGCCCAGCCCTTGTCGGTGCCAGCCGCTGGCCTGCGGACCCCTCCTCCCACTTGGCTTCTCACCCCTGGGTGCCCCGCGCTGGCGCTCCCCCCATGTGGCTCCCCGGATCGCACTACG GCCTGGGACCCCACTCCCTGCACCAGGGCCTGCCCCCCGCCTACTCACCCACCCTACCTGGCTCCATCCCGCCCCCGTACCAGTTCACCCGGGACCCCCAGTCGGGCCAGCTACTGGTCATCCCTACCGAACACCTGCCTCACTACG CGGCCGAGTTTATGGAGCGGGCCCCCCCACTGTGGTCTGCCATGTACCCCCCGGCGGGCGGCGCCCTGCAGCACGCGCACCAGCTGCAGCTCCTGTCACAGCAGCAGCTGCTGCGGCAGCAGGAGCTCTACATGatgcagcagcaggcggcgcaggTCATGCAGATGCAGCGCAGCGCACACTTCGCg GAGAGATTAAAACCAAGTGAGCAGCAGGCTGACCTGGAAGACAAGCCAGCCAAGCGGAGCAGCGACGGGCCCAAGCAGGGCATGGGCGCAGCCTCGACGGCGTCCCTGAGCTCCCGAAAGCCTCCAGCGCCCCCCTGCTCGCCGACGGCCTCCACCTCGTATGCCAAGGCCCTGCTGCCAGTGCCCGTCCTCCCCTCACCCATCTCCAGCCTCAAATCGGAGAGCCGGCCCAAAACAGAGAAACTCCTCCACCATCAAATGTACTCGCACGGCCCCACACCAGTCCCACACCCCCCCAGACCCAGCTCTGCCTCAccccctcctgctccccccaTACCCCCCAAAGAGGAGTCTGTGGAGGAGGCTGATAAAAAGGAGCTGGACCTTCAGAAACAAGCCTCAGTCCCATTCCAGGCCCTCTACTCCG AAATCCGTCCCAGCTACCCGTACCAGCCCATAACCCCCCCGTTTGGCAGCCATTACCCATATGTGCTCCAGCCGGCTGCGGCCGCTGACGCCGATGGCCTGGCCCCGGACGTGCCGCTGCAGGCCGGCGATGACGTCAAGCCCGTGCGGCTCTGCTCTCCGCAGATGGTGGAGCCCCAGCCAGCATCCCGGTGTGAgccggaggaggaggagcacaCGGCCCTCAAGCAGGAGCCGGGTGTGGAGGACAGCAAGCAAGGGCTGGCCCAAGGGGCACTGGTGTCACTCTGCGACAGGACGGACTCGCCGCCTGCTGATCGGGACATCTCGCCCAGCCTCGAGGGACTCCCCGTGGCTCCCATGATGCCAGACAGCGAGGAGGACCAGGGGAACGGGGGTGACATGAAGGTGGAGGACATGGCCATCCTAAGTTGCAGGGCCCCAACCTGCCCTTCCCCCCTGGACACCCCCCAGAGAGATGATGAACTTTTAGGCCGCTATACCAAGTCCCCGGCCTGCAGCCCCGCGCTGCACATGCCAGCCCAGGTGGGCTCTGTTCCCGAGGAGGCAAGTCTGGGAACCCTTGATGCGAACGCACCCTTCTGCGACGGCCCACTCTTCCTGCACCACCAGCcatcctcctcttctcctctcgaCATCACGGCCGAGGACCCAATGGCAGGCATGATTGCGCTGGTGGCAGCTAGCGAGTTGCCCCAGGCGATGCCCTCCCAGGCTGGCGCTGCCCTGCTGGAGCCTGGAGCCCTGCAGGGGATGGCCCTCCTAAGTGACATGGCTGCGCTGGAGCTGGAACGGCAGCGGGGAGATGACCAGG GCATGACGGCACCCTCTGCTCTAGAGAGCCTCCTGGCGGCCAGCAGGCAGGTGCTGCTGGAGGCATTGGAGATGCCCCCTCCAGTGATACTCCGCCTCCCAAGAGAGCTTGACCCCAACAAGAAATACAGCTGGATGCAGAAAAAGGACGAGCCG ctgttTTCCAAGTCTGGCTTGGAGGGCATGGATGCCATGGAGGTGGACTTCCGCATGAAGCTGGCCGAGCTGCAGAGGAGGTACAAGGACAAGCAGAGGGAGCTGGGGAAGCTGCAGAGACGCCGCGACAGCGA GGAGAAGCAGGATGAGAGGAGCAGGAGCCTGGCCAGGAGGGGCCCAGGAAGGCCCCGAAAGAGGAAACGCAGCCTGTCGTCACCCACTGGAAAGCCGGATGGCAAGTGTGGAAA CTTTGGCCGTAGCTCGCTTCTGTCTGAAGATTCGGAGACAGGGGAGGTCCTGAGGAAACGCTTCCAGGGCACAGGTCgtgaggaggatgaggagctgGAAGGTGGATTCTTGAAAGTGAAGAGGAAGAACAAGAGCTGGAATGACCCGGAGATGTTGTTGAGCTGTTCTCAGGAG ATGCAGAGTAAAAGCTCAAAGAAAAGGAGACTTAGCGAGCAGGAGCTGGCAGCCAAGCTGGACAAGGCCTTGTCACTGACCAAGCTCAGCAAAATCAACAAGCACCCATTTAAGTTTCTCGAGTGCCCCTCAGGGAAACCCCGCGTGAGCCCCAATAGTTGTGGCAGGCTGTCCTCGCTCCAAGAAATGGACATGAAAGCGAAGGTGGGCAAGCAGGCTCTCTCAAAAGGCCTGGGCATCTACGAGAAGCCTTCCAAGGGAGgtaaaaacaaaatggctgccaaAACAAAGCACATGGGTGAAAGCCACAAGCTGAAAGGTCAGAGTAAAGCATCCTTCTCTCCTGCTCGCTCCGAAGTTAGCAGCTACTCCAACA ACACGGACTCGGAAGAAGAGGACAAGTCTATAAAAGCCGGGTGGCTGTCTCGGCCCGTTTTGGGCCGGCCCAACTCAAGGGCCCGGGAGTCCAGCCTGAGCAGCTCTGGGTCCCGCAAGAGCCACACGTCATCGAAGAGGGCCACGTCGTCGGGGACTGTGAAGCCAAAACGGGCGCTGGGCAAGACAAAACACAAGCACTTTGCTTTACTCCTGCGGGAGGCTGAGGCGTACTCCTCCGAGGACTCGTTCGACCAAG ATTACTTCTCGGACAAGGAGGACTATGACGAGGAcgaggatgaggatgaggaggaggatgagttTGGGCTGGATGGGAGCGATGGGCTGTGCTCGTCCTCGCTGGAGGAGAGTGGCCTGGGTTTGCTCGCACGCTTCGCTGCCAATGCCATCCCCAGCCCCGTCACGCCCACACCGCTCTCCATTATTCAGCTGGAGGCGAAGCAGAAGGCTAGGAAGAAGGAAGCAAGGCAGAGCCTTCTGG GTACGGAGTTTGAGTACACAGACTCGGACAGCGATGTCAAGATCCGTAAGAACTTCCCCTCGCTGCTTCACGGGAAGAGGGCACCCCCTGAGTTGCCCCTCCTGCCCCCTGCCAGCGCCCGCCGTGAGGATGCCAGCCCCTTCAGGCTGAAGGCGAGTGGGGGGCGGGGCCGGCGGCCCAAGCGGCTGCGCTCGCCGCGGGAGTCCAGCTTGGAGCTGGGGCCCGACGCCAGCGACGAGGACCCCTGGGCGCGCCGGCGCAGTGAGCGTATCTTCCTCCACGATGCCGCCTCCCCCCCGGCCAAAAGCCCCCCACCTCTGCTCCCCAAAGCCATGCGCTGTCCCAGGAAGGAGACCGCCATGCCCCGCGAGCTCAAGGATGCAGGAAAG aaaaaaaaagatgcgGAGCGCCCCCTGAGCATGTCCCCCCCGCCGCTGAGCAGCACCCCCGTGGAGCCCCTCCCTGCCACACCTGGCTCCCCCATCTGCCTGGGCCGTAAGGGCAGGACCAAGTCTAAGCAGGGGGAGGCCAAGAAGGAG CAGCCTCGGGGAAAGGGCGGGGCCGTGAGCAAGCTGATGGAGAGCATGGCCGCCGACGAGGACTTTGAGCCCAGCCAGGACAGCAGCTTCTCAGAGGATGAGAACCTTCCGCAGGGGGCGCCCTTGGACCGGCCTAACACCCCCG CCCCCCAGAACTGCGTGATCGATAAGGATGACCTGAAGGACGGCCTGAGGGTGCTCATCCCCATGGACGACAAGCTGCTGTACGCCGGCCACGTCAGCACTGTGCACTCACCAGACAT ATACAGGGTGATGGTGGAGGGCGAGCGAGGAAACCGACCCCACATCTACTGCCTGgagcagctgctgcaggaagcG ATTATGGACGTGAAGCCTCCGTCGGTGAGGTACCTCCCTGAGGGCACGCGCATCGCCGCTTACTGGAGCCAGCAGTACCGCTGCCTCTACCCGGGCACCGTTGTCAGGG GAAACCCGGACGGGGACGAGGACGAGGACTTGATAACTGTGGAGTTTGATGACGGGGACACCGGGCGGATCCCTCTGTCTCACATCCGCCTCCTCCCCCCCGACTACAAGATCCAGT GTGCGGAGCCATCTCCCGCTCTTCTGGTACCCAACACGAAGAGGCGGGGCAGGAAGACCAGCAAAGACGTACCAGAGAGCAAAGAGGTTGAGTTGCAGGTCCCGGAGGAGGCTACTCCAAAAAGCCGGGGGAGGAAACCAAAGCCGAAGCCGG AGCCAGAGACCATTCCGGAAGGGCAAGATAAGGCAGCGAGTTCCTCTTCCTCAGATACCCAGACAAAGCCCCAGGTCTCTGGAAGACCGGGACCTAGGCCGGGTCGAAAATGCCAGGAGGCTGGGACAGCCAGGTCCTCTGTCCTGATGCCTAATGGACGACAGAAGAAAGCTGCAAGAGTGAAGGCTTCCACCAAAGCGTACTCCCAACTGCAGCCTGTCTACACGGCTCCTATGTATGGGAAGGTCCTGCCCGGCGATATATTTGCAGACACTGCAGGTTCCCTCGGTTCCTTTGTACCAAATAACGAAGGCGGCAGAACCGGGAAAGTCAGATCGGTCAAGAGAGGGAAGAACAGTGAAGATCCCCCCGAGGGTGGGCTTGGAACAAAGCCGCAGAGGAAAGCGCCTCAGGCTGAGATTATGATCAAGCTGGACCACGAAGGCGTGACGTCTCCCAAAACCAAGAAGACCAAAGCCCTGATGATGATGGAAGACCAGAGCCTGTCCAAAAAAGAGCACAAGACCATGATGGGCATAGCTTACGGTGCCGTCCATCCAGGGGAAACTCCTCAGAAATCGCCCAAGGCTAAAGCTTCAGATGTAGATGTTCCCAAGATGGGAAGCATTTCAACCTATAACATTAGAGAGCTGGGAAGTGGGGGGGATGGGCCGGTAAAGGGCAAGGATGCCCAAGCGAATGAGGATGCAGAGTCtgagagcagcagcagcagctccagctccagctcTGAGTCAGAGGGTGATGAAGAAGATAGATCGCAGAAGAAGGAGACACAGGAGGACGCAACTTCCAGCAGCTCCCGTGCCTCCAGTCCCGCCTCCAACTCTTCCAGCTCTTCTACCAGCAGctcctcatcatcatcctctGGCTCCACCTCCTGCTCATCATCCTCTTCTTCGTCGTCGTCatcgtcctcctcctcctcatccacGACCGACGAGGACTCTTCCTGCAGCTCCGACGAGGAGGCCCTAACCTCTCCCCAGACGTCTTCCATGGCACAGCAGGCCTCACCCCAAACAGGAGACCAGCAGTCCACAAAACCTCAGGCTGCTTCATCTCCCCCTACCTCTAAAGGTCCAAAGCAGCAGGCACCACAGAAGCAGCAAGGCAGTGGAAGGCCCAAGAGGCGCGAGGGCATCCATCTCCCAACTACCAAGGAGCTGGCCAAGAGGCAGCGTCTGCCCTCTGTGGAGAACAGGCCCAAAATCTCTGCCTTTCTTCCAGCTAGACAGCTGTGGAAGTGGTTCGGTAAACCAACACAG AGGCGTGGAATGAAAGGAAAGGCAAAGAAGCTTTTTTACAAAGCTATCATGCGCGGGAAGGAGATGATCCGCATCGGAGACTGCGCGGTGTTTCTGTCTGCCGGAAGACCCAACCTGCCATATATTGGGCGCATCCAGAGCATGTGGGAGTCCTGGGGGAACAATATGGTGGTCCGAGTGAAGTGGTTCTACCATCCCGAGGAAACTAACCCTGGGAAGAAGCTTCACGAGGGAAAG AACTGGGATCAGAAGTCCTCAAGGGGGCTCCCCGCAGCTCTGCAAGCCTCTAACCAGAGGAAGGACTTCATGGAG CGTGCTCTCTATCAGTCATCGCACATCGATGAAAATGATGTCCAGACGGTCTCTCACAAGTGTCTGGTAGTCAGCCTGGAGCAGTATGAGCAGATGATCAAGACTAAGAAGTACCAGGACAGTGAAGATCTTTACTACCTTGCTGGTACTTATGAACCCACCACAGGGATGATCTTCAACACAGATGGGGTGCCCATCATTTGCTGA